In Bradyrhizobium sp. WBOS07, the genomic window ACACCTTGGCGTCGAGCACGCGGAGCTCACCCTGCTTGGTGACGACGAGCGGATTGATCTCCAGCATCGACATGTCCCTGGCGACGAAGGCGGCGTAGAGTTGCGCGGTGAGCTTCTCGGCCTGCTTGGCGAGATCGCCGGACAGATTCAGCGCCTTCGCCACGGTGCGGCCGTGATGGCCCATGATGCCGGTGGCGGGATCGACCGAGAAAGTGACGATCTTCTCGGGCGTGTTGTGTGCGACGTCCTCGATGTTGACGCCGCCTTCGGTCGACACCACGAAGGAGACGCGCGAGGTCTCGCGGTCGACCAGGATCGAGAGGTAGAATTCCTTGTCGATGTCGGAGCCGTCCTCGATGTAGAGGCGGTTGACCTGCTTGCCGGCCGGGCCGGTCTGCACGGTCACCAGCGTGGCGCCCAGCATCTGCTTGGCGAATTCGTTGACCTCTTCCACCGACTTGGCGATGCGGACCCCGCCCTTGTCCCCGGCGGACGCTTCCTTGAACTTGCCCTTGCCGCGCCCGCCGGCATGGATCTGGCTCTTCACCACCCAGACCGGGCCGGGAAGCTTCTTTGCTGCGGCGTCGGAGTCCGAGGCCTTGAGAACCGCTACGCCGCGCGAAATCGGAACGCCGAATTCATGCAGCAGCGCTTTGGCCTGATATTCATGGATATTCATATGGTCGCTCCCTGAACCCGCGGGCGGTGACCCCATGGGCCCGCCTCAGTCTTGTGGCTGGCATACCATATACCACAGGAACTGCAACCCGGATTCTTTGACATCGAGATCTCTGCCGAAACCGGAACCCCACCCCGGTCAGTGGGGTGCGGAAGTGAAACCGCCGAAGACCGGGTTTCGATCTTCGGCGGGATTGTTTGCGCCTCAGCGGCCGAGAAGATCAGGTGCGATCTTCTTGCAGGCATCGACCAGACCCTGCACGGCACCGACCGACTTGTCGAAGGCCTCGCGATCCTTGCCGGCAAGCTCGATCTCGACGACGCGCTCGACGCCCTTGGCGCCGATCACGACGGGCACGCCGACATACATGTCCTTCACGCTGTACTCGCCATTGAGGTAGGCGGCGCAGGGCAGCACGCGCTTCTTGTCACGCAGATAGCTCTCGGCCATCGCGATTGCCGAGGCGGCCGGCGCGTAGAAGGCCGAGCCGGTCTTGAGCAGGTTGACGATCTCGGCGCCGCCGTTGCGGGTGCGGTCGACGATCTCGTCGAGGCGCGCCTGCGACGTCCAGCCCATCTTGACGAGGTCGGGCAGCGGAATGCCGGCAACGGTGGAATACTTCACCAGCGGCACCATGGTGTCGCCATGGCCGCCCAGCACGAAGGCGGTGACGTCTTCAACGGAGACGTTGAACTCGTCGGCCAGGAAGTAGCGGAAGCGGGCCGAATCCAGCACG contains:
- the mdh gene encoding malate dehydrogenase translates to MARDKIALIGSGQIGGTLAHLIGLKELGDVVMFDIAEGVPQGKALDIAQSSPVDGFDAHYTGANSYEALDNAKVCIVTAGVPRKPGMSRDDLLSINLKVMEQVGAGIKKYAPDAFVICITNPLDAMVWALQKASGLPHKKVVGMAGVLDSARFRYFLADEFNVSVEDVTAFVLGGHGDTMVPLVKYSTVAGIPLPDLVKMGWTSQARLDEIVDRTRNGGAEIVNLLKTGSAFYAPAASAIAMAESYLRDKKRVLPCAAYLNGEYSVKDMYVGVPVVIGAKGVERVVEIELAGKDREAFDKSVGAVQGLVDACKKIAPDLLGR
- the sucC gene encoding ADP-forming succinate--CoA ligase subunit beta; amino-acid sequence: MNIHEYQAKALLHEFGVPISRGVAVLKASDSDAAAKKLPGPVWVVKSQIHAGGRGKGKFKEASAGDKGGVRIAKSVEEVNEFAKQMLGATLVTVQTGPAGKQVNRLYIEDGSDIDKEFYLSILVDRETSRVSFVVSTEGGVNIEDVAHNTPEKIVTFSVDPATGIMGHHGRTVAKALNLSGDLAKQAEKLTAQLYAAFVARDMSMLEINPLVVTKQGELRVLDAKVSFDDNAMFRHPEIAVSLRDLTEEDAKEIEASKYDLNYVTLDGDIGCMVNGAGLAMATMDIIKLYGMAPANFLDVGGSASKEKVAAAFKIITADPNVKGILVNIFGGIMKCDVIAEGVTAAVREVGLSVPLVVRLEGTNVELGKKIIRESGLNVVPADNLDDAAQKIVKAVKGG